The Bifidobacterium eulemuris genome includes a window with the following:
- a CDS encoding carbohydrate ABC transporter permease, translated as MKFATHGDARAKSCGGAKCKGDGASQRINRRNEEISGWLFCLPMIVILGVFLVIPIIMALWVSFSNWSGRGTPFGSNVDFIGLENYQDVLTTPGLAQRDFGTAIRNNLWYTLLVIPLQTIISLLLAVMLNRRILKARGFFRTAFYFPSVTSSVAITVLWLFLFNASGTINAILGWFGVEGPNWFNDSRGLLHILLGAMGVTQGPAALTNTEFLGVSLWDWLAGPSVAMFAIILMVVFTTSGTYMLMFIAALQSIGEATDEAAIMDGATTWQRLWKVTVPQLKPTIFTVVTLGIIGTWQVFDQIYTGTQGGPAKTTLTPAYLSYSAAFNSQEWGRGAAIAFILFLIIIAMTWAQRQIMKDKKLSRRKRADYEAMKAEARGMSRDEVMSLGRRPNSAAPHAVKEKGV; from the coding sequence ATGAAGTTCGCAACGCATGGCGACGCACGGGCGAAAAGCTGCGGCGGGGCCAAATGCAAAGGCGACGGCGCGAGCCAACGCATCAACAGGCGCAACGAGGAGATTTCCGGATGGCTGTTCTGCCTTCCGATGATCGTCATCCTCGGTGTGTTCCTCGTCATCCCCATCATCATGGCGCTGTGGGTGAGCTTCTCGAACTGGAGCGGCCGCGGCACCCCGTTCGGCAGCAACGTGGATTTCATCGGACTGGAGAACTACCAGGACGTGCTCACGACGCCCGGCCTGGCGCAACGCGATTTCGGCACCGCTATCCGCAACAACCTGTGGTACACGCTGCTGGTCATCCCGCTGCAGACGATCATCTCCCTACTGCTGGCGGTGATGCTCAACCGTAGGATCCTCAAGGCCAGAGGCTTCTTCCGCACGGCCTTCTACTTCCCCTCCGTCACCAGCTCCGTGGCGATCACCGTGCTGTGGCTCTTCCTGTTCAACGCCTCCGGCACGATCAACGCGATCCTCGGATGGTTCGGCGTGGAAGGCCCGAACTGGTTCAACGACTCGCGCGGACTGCTTCACATCCTGCTGGGCGCGATGGGCGTGACGCAGGGGCCGGCGGCGCTCACGAACACCGAGTTCCTCGGCGTGAGCCTGTGGGATTGGCTGGCCGGTCCATCCGTGGCGATGTTCGCCATCATCCTGATGGTGGTGTTCACCACATCGGGAACCTACATGCTGATGTTCATCGCCGCCCTGCAGAGCATCGGCGAGGCCACCGACGAGGCGGCCATCATGGACGGCGCCACCACATGGCAGCGTCTGTGGAAGGTCACCGTGCCGCAGCTCAAACCCACGATCTTCACCGTGGTAACCTTGGGCATCATCGGCACCTGGCAGGTGTTCGACCAGATCTACACCGGCACGCAGGGAGGCCCCGCGAAGACGACGCTCACCCCCGCCTACCTGTCGTACAGCGCCGCCTTCAACAGCCAGGAGTGGGGCAGGGGAGCGGCCATCGCCTTCATCCTGTTCCTCATCATCATCGCGATGACCTGGGCGCAGCGCCAGATCATGAAGGACAAGAAACTGTCCCGTCGTAAGCGGGCCGATTATGAGGCGATGAAGGCCGAAGCCCGCGGCATGAGCCGCGATGAGGTCATGTCGCTGGGAAGACGGCCGAACTCCGCCGCACCGCATGCCGTGAAAGAGAAAGGGGTCTGA
- a CDS encoding LacI family DNA-binding transcriptional regulator, with product MVSIKDVARDAGVSPQTVSNCINNPRIVKPSTRALVTDSITRLGYTPNASARRLRTQRSNTIAIGIAPVSYSRVYDRLLHALATEADANDIRIILYKTDSYQDELRQFNALTAGGDVDSFVLTDTGHNDPRIDWLIEHHQTFVLFGRPWGLDDMYDPDVPWVDVDGRHGIAQMTRHLILHGRKRIAFIGWPGLSGTGMDRRLGWQETMLDAKMASAEELAGLCAEAEDDITAGQSACAALLERNPDIDAVVCVSDTLATGAVMAMPAGANITVTGFDNTVSAQSLKLPTVDQPLAQSAHEIVRIIQERLDSRTSQTGRDESRAAGEHHILLAPSIVIPE from the coding sequence ATGGTCAGCATCAAAGACGTGGCGAGGGACGCGGGAGTCTCGCCGCAGACCGTGTCGAACTGCATCAACAACCCCCGCATCGTGAAGCCCTCCACCCGGGCGCTGGTCACCGACTCGATCACCAGACTCGGCTACACTCCGAACGCCTCTGCGCGACGGCTGCGCACGCAACGCAGCAACACCATCGCCATCGGCATCGCCCCCGTCAGCTATTCGCGAGTATACGACCGTCTATTGCATGCGTTGGCCACCGAAGCGGACGCCAACGACATCCGCATCATCCTGTACAAAACCGATTCGTACCAGGACGAGCTCCGCCAGTTCAACGCGCTCACCGCCGGCGGCGATGTGGATTCGTTCGTGCTCACCGACACCGGCCATAACGATCCGCGCATCGACTGGCTTATCGAGCACCATCAGACCTTCGTGCTGTTCGGACGCCCCTGGGGGCTCGACGACATGTACGACCCGGACGTGCCGTGGGTCGACGTCGACGGCAGACACGGCATCGCGCAGATGACCCGCCATCTGATCCTGCACGGGCGCAAACGCATCGCCTTCATCGGATGGCCCGGCCTGTCGGGAACGGGTATGGACCGCCGGCTGGGCTGGCAGGAGACCATGTTGGACGCCAAAATGGCCTCCGCAGAGGAGTTGGCCGGATTATGTGCCGAAGCCGAGGACGACATCACCGCCGGGCAATCCGCATGCGCGGCGCTGCTGGAGCGCAATCCGGATATCGACGCGGTGGTATGCGTCAGCGACACGCTCGCCACCGGCGCGGTTATGGCGATGCCGGCCGGCGCGAACATCACGGTGACGGGATTCGACAACACCGTCTCCGCGCAATCCTTGAAACTGCCGACCGTCGACCAGCCCCTCGCGCAAAGCGCGCACGAGATCGTGCGCATCATCCAGGAGCGTCTCGACTCGAGAACTTCCCAAACCGGGCGCGATGAGAGCCGGGCGGCAGGGGAACACCATATCCTGCTCGCGCCCTCCATCGTGATTCCCGAGTGA
- a CDS encoding helix-turn-helix transcriptional regulator: MTRKTYAGNTSIDVAEVLWRHTYFGHGLSVRQILDELARMHPGTDALPTEKTVRNQLANLHANGFLGRRVDRVGAEELSDIECADPQPGWYMDAFLTAPQMRLLADSLTLSRIDPEALNELVGKIRELAGAAGDGIAHLEHVASYAHMNGEFLYTIDQLNQAIEERCAVTFAYRDYAPDGSLVPHVSRSASEEGSDPTPTVYTADPYQMVYKNGRYYLICRLHDRPNLRTFVVDRIAEVDLHGGRIAMKHPMPEDFDAVDFMRHRPYPVTDDSVMIHMVVRGQSMLNNVFEWFDEPTVTERHSATSNESPEGREYIVTVEAPERAVFWWALQYSWNGAVIVASPDSLKQQLYQAGTTLIKAYRRDSDATSQ; encoded by the coding sequence ATGACGCGTAAAACCTACGCCGGCAACACCTCCATCGATGTGGCCGAGGTGTTGTGGCGGCATACGTATTTCGGCCATGGGCTGAGCGTGCGGCAGATTCTCGATGAGCTCGCCCGCATGCATCCAGGCACGGACGCCCTACCCACGGAGAAAACCGTGCGCAACCAGCTGGCCAATCTGCACGCCAACGGTTTTCTTGGACGCCGCGTCGACCGCGTGGGCGCGGAGGAGCTGTCCGACATCGAATGCGCCGACCCGCAACCGGGTTGGTATATGGACGCATTCCTCACCGCGCCGCAGATGCGCCTGCTGGCCGACAGTCTGACCCTGTCGAGGATCGACCCTGAGGCGCTGAACGAACTGGTCGGTAAGATCCGCGAGCTGGCGGGCGCGGCGGGCGACGGCATCGCGCATCTGGAACATGTCGCGAGCTACGCGCATATGAACGGCGAATTCCTCTACACCATCGACCAGCTCAATCAGGCGATCGAGGAGCGGTGCGCGGTCACCTTCGCATATCGCGATTACGCGCCGGACGGCAGTCTGGTGCCCCATGTGAGCCGCAGCGCCTCCGAGGAGGGCTCCGATCCGACGCCGACCGTCTATACGGCCGACCCGTACCAGATGGTGTACAAGAACGGACGGTACTATCTGATCTGCCGGCTGCATGACAGGCCGAACTTGCGCACCTTCGTGGTCGACCGTATCGCCGAGGTGGACCTGCACGGCGGGCGGATCGCCATGAAGCATCCCATGCCGGAGGACTTCGACGCGGTGGATTTCATGCGTCACCGCCCCTACCCCGTGACGGACGATTCCGTTATGATCCATATGGTCGTCCGCGGACAGTCGATGCTGAACAATGTGTTCGAATGGTTCGACGAGCCCACGGTCACCGAACGGCATAGCGCTACATCCAACGAGTCGCCGGAAGGACGCGAATACATCGTCACCGTCGAAGCGCCGGAGAGGGCCGTGTTCTGGTGGGCGCTGCAGTACTCGTGGAACGGTGCCGTGATCGTGGCCAGTCCGGACAGCCTCAAACAACAGCTGTACCAGGCGGGAACCACGCTGATCAAAGCGTACCGGCGGGACTCCGACGCCACAAGCCAGTGA
- a CDS encoding carbohydrate ABC transporter permease has product MSRTSSAAARQGGQSWLKRLAHSGILLYVLLIALAFIYIMPFVIQVATSFKTDADATSNPVSLVPEVWTTAAYNKLFLNSDFPVWFRNSFVVTIVVTLGRVFFDSLAGYALSRLNFRGRNLVFAALVAVMSVPGVVLLIPKFLIIKTLGIYDTYAGMILPLLIDASGVFIMKNFFESIPRSVEEQAMIDRAGTFRIFWSIVLPMARPALVTISILSFQGSWNELSHFIVSTQSSSLTTLTKGVASLASGQLSAGNQYPVKLAAAVVMTIPVAVLFFIFQKQIMNSSEGSVKE; this is encoded by the coding sequence ATGTCCCGCACATCGTCCGCCGCCGCAAGGCAGGGCGGCCAGTCATGGCTCAAGCGCCTGGCCCACAGCGGCATTCTGCTGTATGTCCTGCTGATCGCGCTCGCGTTCATCTACATCATGCCGTTCGTGATCCAAGTGGCCACCTCGTTCAAAACCGACGCGGACGCCACTTCGAATCCGGTCTCGCTGGTGCCCGAGGTGTGGACCACCGCCGCGTACAACAAGCTGTTCCTCAACTCGGACTTCCCGGTGTGGTTCAGGAACTCCTTCGTCGTGACCATCGTGGTGACCCTGGGCAGGGTGTTCTTCGACTCCCTCGCCGGATACGCGTTGTCCCGGCTGAACTTCCGTGGCCGCAATCTGGTGTTCGCCGCATTGGTCGCGGTGATGAGCGTTCCCGGCGTGGTCCTGCTGATCCCGAAATTCCTCATCATCAAAACCCTGGGCATCTACGACACCTACGCGGGTATGATTCTGCCGCTGCTGATCGACGCGTCCGGCGTGTTCATCATGAAGAACTTCTTCGAATCGATTCCCCGCTCCGTCGAGGAGCAGGCGATGATCGACCGCGCGGGCACGTTCCGCATCTTCTGGTCGATCGTGTTGCCGATGGCGCGTCCCGCGTTGGTGACGATCTCCATCCTCTCGTTCCAAGGATCGTGGAACGAACTGTCCCACTTCATCGTGTCCACGCAATCCTCCAGCCTCACCACGCTGACTAAGGGCGTCGCCTCGCTGGCCAGCGGCCAGCTGTCGGCGGGCAACCAATATCCGGTCAAACTGGCCGCGGCGGTGGTGATGACCATACCTGTGGCCGTGCTGTTCTTCATCTTCCAGAAACAGATCATGAACAGCTCGGAGGGATCGGTCAAGGAATAA
- a CDS encoding sugar ABC transporter substrate-binding protein — protein MRRKTQAALAASVAMMTMLAGCGNGFDDSATDTTDGLTNDSSQELTVLIGSSGDAETEAVRAAVEAWCEESGQSATVQVANDLTQQLSQGFAGGDPADVFYLAPEQLAGYASNGSLLAYGDYIDTDGFYDNLLQTFTYDGEVYAAPKDVSTLQLVINTDMWSEAGLTEDDYPTTWDELAEVAATLTTDEHVGLAFSGEYARIGVFMKQAGGGLVSDDGTTAIANTDETVEGLQEVKTLLESGNAAYAADLGTGWGGEAFGTGAAAMAIEGNWLTGSMSADYPDVNYTVVELPEGPAGKGTMHFTNGWGIAADSPNQEGAVSLVEYLTSDDVVMDFAEAFGIMPASTTLADTWKSAFPELSAFMDGLDYSVTVPTAQGASDVITEFNAQIEGLKSGDVQSILDDTQTNLEAIL, from the coding sequence ATGAGGCGAAAGACACAGGCCGCGCTGGCGGCTTCGGTTGCGATGATGACCATGCTGGCCGGATGCGGCAACGGTTTTGACGACAGCGCGACTGATACCACCGATGGTCTGACCAACGACAGCTCGCAGGAGCTGACGGTGCTGATCGGCTCCTCCGGCGACGCCGAGACGGAGGCGGTCAGGGCCGCCGTGGAGGCATGGTGCGAGGAGAGCGGCCAGAGCGCGACGGTGCAGGTGGCCAACGACCTCACCCAGCAGCTTTCCCAGGGCTTCGCGGGCGGCGACCCCGCCGACGTCTTCTATCTGGCGCCCGAACAGCTGGCGGGATACGCGTCGAACGGCTCGCTGCTGGCGTACGGCGACTATATCGACACCGACGGTTTCTACGACAATCTGCTGCAGACGTTCACCTACGACGGTGAGGTGTACGCCGCCCCCAAGGACGTGTCCACCCTGCAGCTGGTCATCAACACGGATATGTGGTCGGAGGCCGGCCTGACCGAGGACGACTATCCCACCACGTGGGACGAGCTGGCCGAGGTCGCCGCCACGCTCACCACGGACGAGCATGTCGGACTGGCCTTCAGCGGCGAATACGCCCGCATCGGCGTGTTCATGAAGCAGGCGGGCGGCGGTCTGGTCAGCGACGACGGCACGACCGCGATCGCGAACACCGATGAGACCGTCGAAGGCCTGCAGGAGGTCAAGACGCTGCTGGAGAGCGGCAACGCCGCCTACGCGGCGGACCTCGGCACCGGCTGGGGCGGCGAGGCGTTCGGCACCGGCGCCGCCGCGATGGCCATCGAAGGCAACTGGCTCACCGGCAGCATGTCCGCAGACTATCCCGACGTGAACTACACGGTCGTCGAACTGCCGGAGGGGCCGGCAGGCAAGGGCACCATGCACTTCACCAACGGCTGGGGCATCGCCGCCGACAGCCCGAACCAAGAGGGTGCCGTCAGCCTGGTCGAATATCTGACCAGCGACGACGTGGTGATGGACTTCGCCGAGGCCTTCGGCATCATGCCGGCCAGCACGACGCTGGCGGACACCTGGAAGTCCGCCTTCCCCGAGCTCAGTGCATTCATGGACGGTCTGGACTATTCGGTCACCGTTCCCACGGCCCAGGGCGCCTCCGATGTGATCACCGAATTCAACGCCCAGATCGAAGGGCTCAAGAGCGGCGACGTGCAGTCGATCCTCGACGACACCCAGACCAACCTCGAGGCCATTCTGTAA
- a CDS encoding DEAD/DEAH box helicase, with amino-acid sequence MGGITGVFGHVPDDPFADGSDRDGNRGKGSRNRPWRAAHMDDGLDDLDEFGGFDDLGDTYPYDDADDLDTSDDADNPFANYVGSSRASHVFGSSGTRFADLTEPPDHAAVPIAALKADMEGSVSHAVLDRAHGIARRSESMLVDPSYHENQHTGYGELDAVVRGTTSPSDCYDTNVQFDLRDGEMSGGSCTCPAYQRGYGICKHMAAVVLAFSDDPRLFEGYGAGPARPSRALMTYMEREDDREARARRARREALFARLDSASDESPSRRASSARRDAGRSYGGYGRSSTSPRALAFESDTVAPGGVHLHPILSFIDGVWSVEFLIGAPSNGSSYVLKSIPRLVNDLREGAYAQYGKKLAFTHTANMFDAASRGIMRWLSTAMATRQAAERQDRYYGHIPIDRHLTLSEPEVAALLRLCEGGGVGLVLDTWFHNQPSSVWVDGSEAQLELTVRRRDSRAHGDDAGYLLIGAPAVETVIRGDDDDWLLLASDEPVGYAAALTLQDRRLMETRRKPASGCRFMRCPKRVRPLSALIGELFEPDGEGQPIPGDDVPLFARTLLPRLIEAGLVDEEELPRELAELRSVECVGEFYLDRDEHGVLCEVKARYGDDRISLMPAVSGASAPVGRDYDTERLLLDVVREFFAMPDAAGARSTARRRGYGQPAPSRTSAPHTAYIDRDDTTQLIRLFDEGLAALRSMGTVYTTPAFDRLLAPKPPSVKVGLSIKGNLVEISPIADEVPPDEVGSLLASYRRRQRYHQLSDGTLVNLRGARLEAVDRIADELGLDEKQLNSGLIELPGHQAFLLDGELPDDGSDAVKDAAFQEYVDDLRVIDPDRYEVPEALAAVLRPYQAEGYRWLRTLCDKGFGGILADEMGLGKSVQLIALLASRAQEGDGRDPSASLGMTKKASLGMTEKASSGSVEAVSSGSAEAAPLGSAEAVSPGVTDAVSPGTAGTVSLIVCPASLVYNWAAEFAKFAPGIDARTVAGGKAERRAAIARAFEERPQGASSVVLITSYDLLRRDVEEYTKSGRRFDVMALDEAQYIKNHTTQVAKAVKSIAADHRFALTGTPIENRLSELWSIFDFLMPGLLGSYKRFHERYELPIANGRAADADTAEGRAAAEVNPESARVAHRLQSLVGVFIKRRLKSQVLTDLPDKLESVVTVQLAGEQRKLYAAHEQRLRMQLEHSDSADFNTSKIRILAELTKLRQICCDPRLLYDDAKDQSAKLAAIEELVANCMDEGKKVLVFSQFTSFLEMVAARFDAHGIRHYSITGATPKKRRLELVDRFNGDDTPAFLISLKAGNTGLNLVGASVVVHADPWWNAAAQDQATDRAHRIGQTQDVSVYQVVAKDTIEERILELQHTKSELARQFTDASALGSDAAGVASIAALTKDDLLDLLG; translated from the coding sequence ATGGGCGGCATCACGGGAGTGTTCGGGCATGTGCCCGATGATCCTTTCGCCGACGGCTCCGATAGGGACGGCAACCGTGGCAAGGGGAGTCGAAACCGTCCCTGGCGCGCCGCCCATATGGACGATGGTTTGGATGACCTGGACGAATTCGGTGGATTCGACGATCTGGGTGACACGTACCCATACGATGACGCCGATGACCTCGATACGAGCGATGATGCCGACAATCCCTTCGCCAACTACGTCGGTTCGTCCCGCGCATCCCACGTCTTCGGCTCGTCGGGCACACGTTTCGCGGATCTTACGGAGCCTCCGGATCATGCCGCCGTGCCGATCGCGGCGTTGAAAGCCGATATGGAGGGTTCCGTCTCCCACGCGGTGCTGGACCGAGCGCACGGCATCGCGCGCCGAAGCGAGAGCATGCTGGTCGATCCCTCATACCATGAGAACCAGCACACCGGTTACGGCGAGCTCGATGCGGTCGTCCGCGGCACGACCAGCCCCTCCGACTGTTACGACACCAACGTGCAATTCGATCTTCGCGACGGCGAGATGTCCGGCGGCAGCTGCACATGCCCCGCCTACCAGCGCGGTTACGGCATCTGCAAGCATATGGCCGCCGTGGTGCTCGCCTTCAGCGACGATCCACGGCTGTTCGAAGGCTACGGTGCCGGTCCGGCCCGCCCCTCCAGAGCGCTGATGACGTATATGGAACGCGAGGACGACCGTGAGGCGCGCGCCCGTCGGGCCCGACGTGAGGCATTGTTCGCACGTCTCGACTCGGCGTCGGACGAGTCCCCGTCACGCCGCGCCTCGTCCGCCCGACGCGACGCCGGCCGATCCTATGGGGGTTATGGCCGATCCTCCACGTCGCCTCGGGCCTTGGCGTTCGAATCCGACACCGTCGCGCCTGGCGGCGTGCATCTGCATCCGATACTGAGTTTCATCGACGGCGTGTGGAGCGTGGAATTCCTTATCGGCGCGCCATCCAACGGCTCGTCGTATGTGCTCAAATCGATCCCCCGGCTGGTGAACGACCTGCGCGAGGGCGCGTACGCGCAGTATGGCAAGAAACTCGCCTTCACCCATACGGCAAATATGTTCGACGCCGCATCGCGTGGGATTATGCGCTGGCTGTCCACGGCGATGGCCACGCGGCAGGCCGCCGAACGGCAGGACCGGTATTACGGACATATCCCCATCGACCGGCATCTGACGCTTTCCGAACCGGAGGTCGCCGCGCTGTTGCGCCTGTGCGAGGGCGGGGGAGTCGGACTGGTTCTGGACACATGGTTCCACAACCAACCCTCCAGCGTGTGGGTGGACGGATCGGAGGCGCAGCTGGAGCTGACGGTGCGCCGGCGTGATTCGCGGGCGCATGGCGACGACGCCGGCTATCTGCTTATCGGCGCGCCCGCGGTGGAGACGGTGATCCGCGGCGATGACGACGACTGGCTGCTGCTCGCCTCCGACGAGCCGGTAGGGTATGCGGCCGCGTTGACGTTGCAGGACCGCCGTCTGATGGAGACCCGCCGCAAACCCGCGTCGGGATGCCGGTTCATGCGCTGCCCCAAACGCGTGCGTCCGCTGTCCGCGCTGATCGGAGAGCTTTTCGAACCCGACGGCGAGGGCCAGCCGATTCCCGGCGACGACGTGCCGTTGTTCGCCCGCACGCTGCTGCCGCGGTTGATCGAGGCGGGACTGGTCGACGAGGAAGAACTGCCGCGCGAGCTCGCCGAACTACGCTCGGTCGAATGCGTGGGCGAGTTCTATCTCGACCGCGACGAGCATGGCGTGCTGTGCGAGGTCAAAGCCCGCTACGGCGACGACCGCATATCGTTGATGCCTGCGGTTTCCGGCGCGTCCGCGCCTGTCGGACGCGACTACGATACGGAACGGCTGCTGCTGGATGTGGTCCGTGAGTTCTTCGCCATGCCGGACGCCGCCGGCGCGCGCTCGACGGCACGTCGCCGTGGATATGGTCAGCCTGCGCCGTCGCGAACCTCGGCGCCGCACACCGCGTATATCGACCGCGACGACACGACACAGCTGATCCGTCTGTTCGACGAGGGACTTGCGGCCTTGCGGTCCATGGGCACCGTCTACACCACGCCGGCATTCGACCGACTGCTCGCGCCCAAACCGCCAAGCGTCAAGGTCGGCCTGTCCATCAAAGGCAATCTCGTGGAGATCTCACCCATCGCCGACGAAGTGCCGCCGGATGAGGTGGGTTCGCTGCTCGCCTCCTACCGACGCCGCCAGCGCTACCACCAATTGTCCGACGGCACGCTGGTCAACCTGCGGGGCGCGCGGTTGGAGGCCGTGGACCGCATCGCCGACGAGCTGGGGCTTGACGAGAAACAGCTTAATTCCGGACTGATCGAACTGCCCGGGCATCAGGCCTTCCTATTGGACGGCGAACTGCCCGACGACGGTTCCGACGCGGTCAAGGACGCCGCCTTCCAGGAGTATGTGGACGATCTGCGCGTCATCGATCCCGACCGGTACGAGGTGCCGGAAGCACTGGCCGCCGTGCTGCGCCCGTATCAGGCCGAAGGCTACCGATGGCTGCGCACCCTGTGCGACAAGGGATTCGGCGGCATCCTCGCCGACGAGATGGGATTGGGCAAGTCGGTGCAGCTGATCGCGTTGCTCGCCTCGCGGGCTCAGGAGGGGGACGGGCGGGATCCCTCGGCTTCGCTCGGGATGACGAAGAAGGCTTCGCTCGGGATGACGGAGAAGGCTTCGTCCGGAAGTGTGGAAGCGGTTTCGTCCGGGAGTGCGGAAGCGGCTCCGCTCGGGAGTGCGGAGGCGGTGTCGCCCGGGGTGACGGATGCGGTTTCGCCCGGGACGGCTGGGACGGTGTCGCTGATCGTCTGCCCGGCTTCGTTGGTCTACAACTGGGCCGCCGAATTCGCCAAATTCGCGCCCGGCATCGACGCTCGCACGGTGGCCGGCGGCAAGGCCGAACGCCGCGCCGCCATAGCGCGGGCCTTCGAGGAGCGGCCGCAGGGCGCGTCGAGCGTCGTGCTGATCACCTCGTATGATCTGCTGCGCCGCGACGTGGAGGAATACACGAAGTCCGGCCGCCGATTCGACGTGATGGCGCTTGACGAGGCGCAATACATCAAGAACCACACCACGCAGGTCGCCAAAGCGGTGAAATCCATCGCGGCGGACCATCGGTTCGCGCTCACCGGCACGCCGATCGAGAACCGGCTGAGCGAATTGTGGAGCATCTTCGATTTTCTGATGCCCGGACTGCTCGGCTCCTACAAGCGCTTCCACGAGCGCTACGAGCTGCCGATCGCCAACGGCCGCGCGGCCGACGCCGACACCGCCGAGGGACGCGCCGCGGCCGAAGTCAATCCCGAATCCGCCCGCGTGGCCCACCGCCTGCAATCGTTGGTGGGCGTGTTCATCAAACGTCGGCTCAAATCCCAGGTGCTCACCGACCTGCCCGACAAGCTCGAATCCGTGGTCACCGTGCAGCTGGCCGGCGAACAGCGCAAACTGTACGCCGCCCACGAGCAGCGTCTGCGCATGCAGTTGGAGCACAGCGATTCCGCCGATTTCAACACCTCCAAAATCCGTATCCTCGCCGAGCTCACCAAGCTGCGGCAGATCTGCTGCGATCCGAGGCTGCTGTACGACGACGCCAAAGACCAGTCGGCCAAACTCGCCGCCATCGAGGAGCTGGTGGCCAACTGCATGGATGAGGGCAAAAAAGTGTTGGTGTTCTCGCAGTTCACCAGTTTTCTGGAGATGGTCGCCGCGCGTTTCGACGCGCATGGCATCAGGCATTACTCCATCACCGGCGCCACGCCGAAGAAGCGCCGCCTGGAGCTGGTCGACCGTTTCAACGGGGACGACACCCCGGCGTTCCTGATCTCGCTGAAGGCCGGCAACACCGGATTGAATCTCGTGGGCGCCAGCGTGGTGGTGCACGCCGACCCATGGTGGAACGCCGCCGCGCAGGACCAGGCCACCGACCGCGCGCATCGTATCGGGCAGACCCAAGATGTGAGCGTGTATCAGGTGGTGGCCAAAGACACCATCGAGGAGCGCATTCTGGAGCTGCAGCACACGAAAAGCGAACTCGCGCGCCAGTTCACCGACGCCTCCGCGCTCGGTTCGGACGCGGCGGGCGTCGCCTCCATCGCCGCTCTCACCAAGGACGACCTGCTCGACCTGTTGGGCTGA
- the dapD gene encoding 2,3,4,5-tetrahydropyridine-2,6-dicarboxylate N-succinyltransferase, protein MSNERMAWGWGLASVDAAGNTLDVWYPKLTLGEAPAEGSRPNHQFDAMVHVETDARGVRRIPVFTISALDEPVADAADAYLRLHLLSMRLVKPNTMNLDGIFGKLTNVVWTNFGPFAVPDFTLRRLDVMAASTQAAPGLPRADVNVLAIDKIPRMADYVVPTGVRVADADRVRLGAYLSEGTTVMHAGFVNFNAGTLGVSMVEGRISQGVVVGDGSDIGGGASIMGTLSGGGKLRNTIGEHSLLGANAGIGISLGDNCVVEAGLYVTAGTKITIYDKAKVEAGEPLEVVKGSDLSGKNNILFLRNSLTGGIEARHRKTGIELNEQLHRN, encoded by the coding sequence ATGAGCAATGAACGCATGGCATGGGGCTGGGGCCTGGCGAGCGTGGACGCCGCCGGCAACACCCTGGACGTCTGGTATCCGAAGCTGACGCTCGGCGAGGCGCCGGCCGAAGGCTCACGTCCGAACCATCAGTTCGATGCGATGGTCCACGTCGAAACCGACGCCCGCGGTGTGCGTCGTATCCCCGTGTTCACCATCAGCGCCCTCGACGAGCCGGTCGCGGACGCCGCCGACGCCTACCTGCGTCTGCACCTGCTGAGCATGCGTCTGGTCAAGCCGAACACGATGAACCTCGACGGCATCTTCGGCAAGCTCACCAACGTGGTGTGGACCAACTTCGGTCCCTTCGCCGTGCCGGACTTCACTTTGCGCAGACTCGATGTGATGGCAGCCTCCACACAGGCCGCTCCCGGCCTGCCTCGGGCGGATGTGAATGTGCTGGCGATCGACAAGATCCCGCGCATGGCCGATTACGTGGTGCCCACCGGAGTGCGCGTCGCCGACGCCGACCGTGTGCGCCTCGGCGCATACCTGTCCGAAGGCACCACCGTGATGCACGCCGGCTTCGTGAACTTCAACGCCGGCACGCTGGGCGTCTCCATGGTGGAGGGACGCATCTCCCAGGGCGTGGTCGTGGGCGACGGCTCCGACATCGGCGGCGGCGCCTCGATTATGGGCACGCTCTCCGGCGGCGGCAAGCTGCGCAACACGATCGGCGAGCATTCGCTGCTCGGCGCGAACGCCGGCATCGGCATCTCGCTGGGCGACAACTGCGTGGTGGAGGCCGGTCTGTATGTGACCGCCGGCACCAAGATCACCATCTACGACAAGGCCAAGGTCGAAGCCGGCGAGCCGCTTGAGGTCGTCAAGGGCTCGGATCTGAGCGGCAAGAACAACATCCTGTTCCTGCGCAACTCGCTGACCGGCGGCATCGAGGCCCGTCACCGCAAAACGGGCATCGAGCTCAACGAGCAGCTGCATAGGAACTAA